TGGTGATCACGACTGAAGTGATCAAACATCAAATTGTAAATATAAAGTGATGAATCAAACAAGTTGGGAGCTTGGTTTAAAAGTTTGTTTTCAGCTGAGGCAAAAGCACTTTccttaacaaaatcaaccaaaaaaacaNNNNNNNNNNNNNNNNNNNNNNNNNNNNNNNNNNNNNNNNNNNNNNNNNNNNNNNNNNNNNNNNNNNNNNNNNNNNNNNNNNNNNNNNNNNNNNNNNNNNNNNNNNNNNNNNNNNNNNNNNNNNNNNNNNNNNNNNNNNNNNNNNNNNNNNNNNNNNNNNNNNNNNNNNNNNNNNNNNNNNNNNNNNNNNNNNNNNNNNNNNNNNNNNNNNNNNNNNNNNNNNNNNNNNNNNNNNNNNNNNNNNNNNNNNNNNNNNNNNNNNNNNNNNNNNNNNNNNNNNNNNNNNNNNNNNNNNNNNNNNNNNNNNNNNNNNNNNNNNNNNNNNNNNNNNNNNNNNNNNNNNNNNNNNNNNNNNNNNNNNNNNNNNNNNNNNNNNNNNNNNNNNNNNNNNNNNNNNNNNNNNNNNNNNNNNNNNNNNNNNNNNNNNNNNNNNNNNNNNNNNNNNNNNNNNNNNNNNNNNNNNNNNNNNNNNNNNNNNNNNNNNNNNNNNNNNNNNNNNNNNNNNNNNNNNNNNNNNNNNNNNNNNNNNNNNNNNNNNNNNNNNNNNNNNNNNNNNNNNNNNNNNNNNNNNNNNNNNNNNNNNNNNNNNNNNNNNNNNNNNNNNNNNNNNNNNNNNNNNNNNNNNNNNNNNNNNNNNNNNNNNNNNNNNNNNNNNNNNNNNNNNNNNNNNNNNNNNNNNNNNNNNNNNNNNNNNNNNNNNNNNNNNNNNNNNNNNNNNNNNNNNNNNNNNNNNNNNNNNNNNNNNNNNNNNNNNNNNNNNNNNNNNNNNNNNNNNNNNNNNNNNNNNNNNNNNNNNNNNNNNNNNNNNNNNNNNNNNNNNNNNNNNNNNNNNNNNNNNNNNNNNNNNNNNNNNNNNNNNNNNNNNNNNNNNNNNNNNNNNNNNNNNNNNNNNNNNNNNNNNNNNNNNNNNNNNNNNNNNNNNNNNNNNNNNNNNNNNNNNNNNNNNNNNNNNNNNNNNNNNNNNNNNNNNNNNNNNNNNNNNNNNNNNNNNNNNNNNNNNTGTGCAGGTGGCAAGCGCAGCCAGGGCGGGGCATCTCTGGGCAGAGTTTGAAATATAAGGAAGGAAACCAGCAACCATGAAAGGTACATGTAATTTGGCGAATAGGACTACAAGCCAGCTACCAGGCGCCAAAAGTCACGGTAACTCATTTGCATTGTTCTGGTGATATGGAAAGCTATAATTCAAATCTGTTCAGCTGCCCTTCTCCAAAATTTTCAGTCCAATTTGAGGGCATATTCGTATAAGGGATAATGAAACTGTAAAAGAAATCTGGTTCAAGTTACATTTGAAGTTTCTAGCCATAGATGAAATGACCTGTTACAAGAAAGAGACAGTAACTCCATTACATAAGAAGtaacaagcaaaaaaaaaaaaatcctatttaAGATTTGATGGTACAAGCAAACccaattttcttttatcatttagCAATTTGAACCAATGTAGCTGCAATGTCATAGGAGCATATACGAATTAATTCATTTCCAACTTATCATTTTGACTAAAAAACAGTTTCAATACCTCTATCAAGAACTGTAACGTAAAAGGGATTGGTGAACTGATTCACTAAGGGAAATGATATGCAAAACACATTCCATCCATGATCTGTGATTGAAAAGAAATGAGTAAAAACTATTCATCCTAGTATGTACTCATACCAGATTTTCATGCTAAAAGGTATAGAAAGCAGATGTACTATGAAATTAAAGTCTACTTTAAGATAGCTGTGTTGAAACTGGATCTAAACAAATGCTGGAGTCCAAGTAGGATATCTACCTGCATAAGGTGTTGGCAGGAAGACTAGCTTGTCCCCCAAGACCGGTATTGGTTCTTGTGAAATTGAATGCCTACCAGCTAGTATACATCATGATACAGTTTCAATCAACCTGGGTGTATAATTAACCCAATGTAATGTCATCCTGAAACACATCTACCAAAACAATTACACAATAGTTTCTGCTATGACCTGGCAAAGCCACTGAGGTAATCTTTGCCCTACTTCCGGCTTAGTGTCATATCCCATCAATCTTTAATTCCAGCCTTGTGGTCCGGACCCCTGTAGAGACCTGCCATTATCTTCCTTTGACCACGCCTAAAGTAtctagaagaaaacaaaattgaacCGATATTATTCCATTCAAATAGAACTTACAACTAAACCTCTCAGTTATTTTACACGCTATTAGATCCTAAATTCCTGTTGCTGCTGAGCCTTTCCGCCAGCAGTTTCTAATGTAAAGTGATGAAGCCAATACATTAAATGTACAATATTCAAAGCATGTAGTACAAGCAATAAGCAAACCCAACTTAATTTAAATTGTGTGGCACATCAGAGCGTTTCATTGAATTACAAGATAGCTGAGTGACCCCTGTCCTATTATGATTGTTCCATATCAGCTACAATTGGATAGAAGCAATATAGCAGTTGGTAATTACTTGGTTTCTAGGTTCAAAATGAGCATTCAACATATCATGCTTGTTTTATCCACTTTTTGTTGAATAGATAGACATGTCGATAATGGATTAGTAGAAGTctgaaaaataatgaatatcaTAAAGTCAAACATGCAGTTTTGATTCCTGAACTATACCCGTAGATTCATTTTGATATGAGGATTAAAAACCTTTTTTCTAAATAGGGACCAAAACTGCTCACCTTTACTGCAATTTGTTCATAGTTGAAGGACCAAAATAAACATGTTTTGGACTCGAGGAGCAAAGTGAATATAGAAGTATAGTTTATGGACCAAACTGAACTTTCACCTATTAAAACAGAGCAGGTGTGATCTTAATGCACAAGTATGACATAACATGGTAGCCCAACTGACTTATACATTATCATCATAATTTACAAGTATTCATCATAATTTACAAGTATGACAAGACATGGTACTCCTACCGACttatatattatcatcataGTTTACAAATATAGATTAGGGTGGCTATATTTTATTGACATTGGTATGAGTTAGAAGTATTAAAACACAATTGCAGATTCAAGCTACCTTGTCGATGACACCAAACTCTTGGGCCTTTACAGCATCCATCTAAAATGGCCTCCGCATCACATTTGAAACTGTCTCAGTTGACTGACAAGAAGTGTCGTCAGTCTGGAAAGTTCTTTTTAAggcaaatatataaaatatcaagtaATGGATACTCACATTCTTGGTGTGTTTTGCAAGAAGTTTAACGAGTGTGTCTCTATTATTTATCACCTACAAAGgagtaaataatatatatatcaaataagatGAAGTGATGACACAAAAAGAAATCCCAAAAATGACTGTTCAGAATGAagtaaaaagagagaaaggtATAACATCAGATGCCAAGAAAGAAACCGGGAACAATTCTCAGACAGAAGAAGAAAATCATATGATAACTTTCACACGGACAGTTAGTTATAAGCATTTAAACTGATTTTATTATGAATGTTCTTCCGGTTACAACCTGCAAAGTCATAATATAGATAAGGTTATTTACCAAGATAACAATCCAGGATTGAATTGCAATTCATTGATATCCTGTCCTGGAAATGATGCTCAGAATAAATAATCTTGCTGGAGACTAggcatacacacacacatacacaacgtaaaacaagcaaaataaaGTATTGCATAGAACATTGTCAAGTGTAAGGTATCCCAAACATGAGCAAATCTCACTCTATCCAGTTGGTACATATGAGTAAAAGATTGTTAAGTGGAAGGTATCCCAAACAGTATAGGAAGGGCAAGTCTACTAACCTTGAATAAATGGCATTCACCACATAAATGAGACGAAGGATGAAAACATCAATCCTACCATTAGGGCAACtgaataatcaataaaattcTAGACACATCCACCTCTCTCAATGCACAAGCATAcaggagaaatttttttaagcacAGGGGAAAAAAAGATAGCTCATGCTATCTGAAAAATGACACTGACCTCTTACTATCTCCCCTTGAGCCTTGTAACTAACTAAACTGGTTCTCAAATGGATCAGCAATATTGAATGGAATGagtaaaaatgataaatatctaaaaaccatatcattttcccaaaaaattaacttttgaaCCAAAAAGCACCACATGACAGAGATTCAGCAGAGACTAATAAAATGGGGTATAATAGGGTATCTTGCATCCTAAAGAATTAATATCCAAGGAATCTACGAGAGATCAGTCCTTACCACCTTTAAAGGAGCTTGGAATGAATTAGCAGAAAATCCTAGAAGAGACAAAATAGCTTCTTTAGCACATTTGGGAATCGTTTTCACTATCCTGAAATCTCCACATTTAATAGCCTCCTTAGCAAGCCACTACTGTTCTTAACACATGCTTGTTGAACCATATAATGCACAGCAGCACAAGAGGTAACACCTGGAGCCAAATCCCTAGTATAATTCAGAGGTATGGCTCAAAGGTGGATACTTCTCCTATAGGTTCTAGTGTGGTTGTTCTTCGCCATGTTTCATTTCACATCTGCTGTCCAAGAGGATTGCAGGATCAACGAAGAAACATAGGAACAACCTTTAAAAACTCCACAGATAACAATTGGAAGTAGGCGGTGTCATACCCatctattaaaattatatttcaatcaagtACAAGATAGAAGTTATGTCAATGACTTGCAATAAAACCTCATCTTAATTACCACAGCTCAATCTAGAAATAAATGCAATTTCAAACTCAGAATGACCAATCTGTGGAATTCTTCACTGAGTGTCAAAACTAAAGGCGTAGCGAGACATATGAGTAAGAGCAGGCTCAACGTAGATATACGAATATATCCAAAGTCCCAGCTGAAATCTAACATGATTTGCTGGGAGAGCAAAGCAACTCCCAGCCCTATATATATGGTTATTTCAATCCAAACTAACTGGTCAGTGAAAGTAGGTAAATAGACAATAGATATTGCcgtcttatttttaatttttatttttttgtatcagTTTTAATGAGATAAATTTGTAGCCAGCCATAACAAATCCTATCTTCAAGTAGCCAAAAATCCTCACACGAAAGGTATGCAATTTATGTAGAAGTTAGTATGGTGTGGCTTTACGCAAATGACCTATCTAGATAATAAGTTAGAGACTCCCACTTTCAAATAAGTAaacctccatttttttttatctcataaaCTGAGAAAATGAGTGCTTCCCTAGGAGTGTACATAAACTGTATTTCAAAAAACTTGGAGTATGCTGAATTAACTAATCTCACCTCTTTAGCACGAATGAGAACATCACTTGCAGGCATTTGTCCAGAAGACGGGACACGAGGTTGTTGGATCATTGCTGCAATAGAATGTGACACTTTTAGCATACGGTATACCGgcaaaaattaaatcatggATTAAAGTTTTTACCAGCACCAACAGACAGCTTTACAACTTACCTTTGGCATGAGGCATCATAAATCGTCTACCTTTCTTCCCTGAAGCAAGAAGTAGGCATGCCTGGCCAATAGCAGCTCCAACAGCTACAGTTTGAATCTACATTAATGCATGCATTGTTGTCAAAAGAAGAAATATCTAACTAGCTTAACTTccatatttacaaaatattaaagtaaaagaAGTATCTATTTCCCCATTGGTCATGTCCCACCAAAAACTTTGCACAATAAAGCTTCAGAAAAAATCTAGACAGAAAGGCCTTCATCTCCATTTCATATTTACAACCATCAAGATTTGCAATgaaatttttctcggatgtgcTATGACATCCATATCCCAAACCAGCTCCCGTAAAAGCTTCAGtccattataagaaaaaaagccCAGCCAATGTCTGTATCATAGATCAATAACTGATCCAAACAACATAAATAACCTTCACTTCAATGGGAAGCACCACACATGAAAAACAAGGTGCATGAGGTCTTCAATAATTCAGACTAAAATTAAGAgtgctatttatttattctaatttattttgtttgcccCAAAAGCACCACATTGATAGCAATATATTAAGTGATTTCAATgcttaaatatttagaatttgtCCTCCATAACTCACCAAGATTATTCACAAGAATCATGTTGGCCTCAAATTAATTTGAGAAAGGACCCAATCATACTCATAGGCTCATAGCACCTTATAACTCATAAATCACTTCAAAAGGTTCATAGAGTACAAGCATTACATGCTCATAGATCTTTAATAGATAAGCCCAAGACCAAGGAACATGCCCCATAACATAATTGATTAAGGAAAAGTTAACTGATGATCCCATATACGTAGCATTTAGTGATGTACTGATGTTTTAGAAGTTAAAATACATTACATGGTCATAGATACAAATGCTATCttccaaattaacactaatgCATAGAATAAGGTGTGTGTCAGGTAACTAAGTGTTATGTGCAAACGATCGATCAGGCTTAGAAATAAACTAACATAACTATATCTACagtttcataaaagaaaaaaaagagcgattagaaaaagaaaatacaggCAAGAGATGATGCTACCTCATTCTTTAATTGCATCATGGCATCATAAATGGCAAAACCTTCTGTCTCCATCCCGACCTAAAGagtagagaaaaataaagataagttCACCCAGAACTACATGAAGCAGGCAAAAGAACTAATGCTTGGGAAGAAAGGGAAATTTGGATTTTGTAAAACAATGGACAAATTGgaacaacaaaaatgaaataaccAATAAGGAAAACTaatcagaaattttttttttttttagtttcccAAAAATCAATCACATAAATTAGATATAAGAACTAAGTAACAAAATCTTCAAGATATTGTCTTCAGGGTTATATGCAGATCCATAAGAAGCACTAGTGCACTCCAAAAGGAACCAGCATTCCTGGgtacaaatacattaaaaaggGAAACAGCAACAAAAGCGACACACAAACCTCAAACATAAAAGGTGCAAATAAAAAACTCCATAGATAGCTTTTTTCAGTAATATCACATAACTACACCCAAGAATCGCAGTTTCTTATGacattttttttcatctcttcaGGAAAGAAGAATAGAAGCAAGACTCTTTACTACTACAAAACATCACAAGCCACAAGGCTTCCTCAAGCAGCAGCTCATAGTAAGAAAATTCCTCCAAGAGAATAGTTAAGGGACACAATGCAATTTGACCAAATAGCAGGTAGATTTGTTAGTAATTGATGATACATGAAAATAAGAGACAATGGAATTTCAAGTGGTTACCGCCTGGAATAAGGTGTCATTCCACATGCAAGATTTGAATTAATGTATTAATCGCATAAATatggaatgaaaaaaaaataatgttaaaaaaaatcacaagtgCATTCTATCTAGAATTCGAACAAACTATAAAAGGGACATGTGAGACATACAGTTTCACCATCATCACGAGTTGTCCCTGTTGAATTGATATAAAGATAGATAGGTTCTTTTGGGTCCATCCATTGCAAATAAAGCAATTCTGCAATAACAAGCTCCGTGACAGCAGGCACCAACTTAAGAACAAAACATAGTTAGTTTggtaaaaacaaaatgaatgtcATGACTGAAATAAAATCCTATTCAAGGACAACTTCAATCACTGGTATAACTATCATGAAAGGCAAAAAGAAGCCaccaaacacacaaacaaaaatgtATGTGTTCTTTCAGCTCTTTGATAAAATACCCTGTTAATTTATTGGCAAGAATTCCAAGAACAGTCATCATACTTTGTTCATGAGTGTATTTCTCTTAAATGAAcctaaaagcaataaatctagTTTACTCTACCACATAGCAAAATTTTTGTCTTGGAGAATCTAAATGGCACAACCAAAACTACAATAGGCATCACATTGTATGGCATATAGCACATACAACAATTCATGCAAACATGAGATTTAGGCTAGATAAGGGAGATCCTTGTATCCTACATAGCGATGAAGCTACTTTGAATAGacagcataaaaaaaaaataactccattgtaaaagaataaaagagacgTAAAGACACATACATTATGACAGGGGCCAAAACAAATAGCACATCTCACTACAACCCAAGCCTATAAACATTGATtgcagaaaatataa
The DNA window shown above is from Dioscorea cayenensis subsp. rotundata cultivar TDr96_F1 chromosome 12, TDr96_F1_v2_PseudoChromosome.rev07_lg8_w22 25.fasta, whole genome shotgun sequence and carries:
- the LOC120273013 gene encoding ATP-dependent Clp protease proteolytic subunit-related protein 3, chloroplastic → MACASLCLGAAGAQMPIAGAGVPSLSVSTSRRASGRSRVRMAATLPPIPPLNPKDPFLSKLSSIAASSPDILSHISSNSDIPPFLDLFDSPTLMATPAQVERSVSYNEHRPRKPPPDLPSLLLNGRIVYIGMPLVPAVTELVIAELLYLQWMDPKEPIYLYINSTGTTRDDGETVGMETEGFAIYDAMMQLKNEIQTVAVGAAIGQACLLLASGKKGRRFMMPHAKAMIQQPRVPSSGQMPASDVLIRAKEVINNRDTLVKLLAKHTKNSTETVSNVMRRPF